A genomic region of Arachis stenosperma cultivar V10309 chromosome 9, arast.V10309.gnm1.PFL2, whole genome shotgun sequence contains the following coding sequences:
- the LOC130949255 gene encoding uncharacterized protein LOC130949255, with the protein MAADVRESVAATNRVAERLDRQNGIENNHGPRQENENGEEGEAGLRNRPMTLATFLKINPPQFHGNTSATRADDWFKEIGRAMRAQQVPEGQRVEFAAYMLRNDAQHWWQGILQLLGREAIDISWEEFSVEFYKKYFPECSRTAKELELLQLKQENMTVSEYTRKFEELCRFSNICQGAPAAFEKWKCIKFEGGLREELLAHVGPMEIQNFAELVNKSQLTEECVKKLVAAQTKHRNLPTRDFNRNLAPQGRNFKVTRQPDLGKQLQSTQPRLICTVCGRNHGGKPCLLKSGICYNCEKPEHIAKECIRRKPEFGFPG; encoded by the coding sequence ATGGCCGCTGATGTACGTGAATCAGTAGCTGCTACTAACCGAGTAGCTGAACGTCTTGATCGTCAGAATGGAATTGAAAATAACCATGGGCCTAgacaagaaaatgaaaatggCGAAGAAGGTGAAGCTGGACTACGTAACCGGCCCATGACTCTAGCCACTTTCTTGAAGATAAATCCGCCTCAATTCCATGGGAACACTAGTGCTACACGAGCTGATGACTGGTTTAAAGAAATAGGACGAGCAATGCGAGCCCAACAAGTCCCTGAAGGACAGCGAGTGGAATTTGCTGCTTATATGTTGAGGAATGACGCGCAACATTGGTGGCAGGGAATACTCCAACTACTAGGAAGAGAAGCTATTGACATCTCCTGGGAGGAATTTTCAGTTGAATTTTATAAGAAGTATTTTCCTGAGTGTTCTCGCACCGCTAAGGAATTGGAGTTGCTTCAGTTGAAACAAGAAAACATGACAGTCAGTGAGTACACTCGCAAGTTTGAAGAGTTATGCCGGTTCTCGAATATTTGTCAAGGAGCACCAGCTGCATTCGAGAAATGGAAGTGCATCAAGTTCGAAGGAGGACTTAGAGAAGAACTGTTAGCTCATGTGGGCCCGATGGAAATACAGAATTTTGCAGAATTAGTTAACAAGAGCCAACTGACGGAGGAATGTGTAAAGAAGCTGGTGGCAGCACAAACTAAGCACAGGAACCTTCCAACAAGGGATTTCAATCGTAACCTCGCTCCTCAAGGAAGAAACTTCAAGGTAACTCGGCAGCCGGACTTAGGCAAACAATTGCAATCGACCCAACCAAGACTGATATGCACTGTGTGTGGAAGGAATCATGGGGGAAAACCCTGCTTGCTGAAGTCTGGGATTTGCTATAATTGCGAAAAGCCCGAACATATAGCCAAAGAATGCATTCGACGAAAGCCTGAATTTGGTTTCCCTGGATAG
- the LOC130949256 gene encoding uncharacterized protein LOC130949256, which produces MAADVRESVAATNRVAERLDRQNGIENNHGPRQENENGEEGEAGLRNRPMTLATFLKINPPQFHGNTSATRADDWFKEIGRAMRAQQVPEGQRVEFAAYMLRNDAQHWWQGILQLLGREAIDISWEEFSVEFYKKYFPECSRTAKELELLQLKQENMTVSEYTRKFEELCRFSNICQGAPAAFEKWKCIKFEGGLREELLAHVGPMEIQNFAELVNKSQLTEECVKKLVAAQTKHRNLPTRDFNRNLAPQGRNFKVTRQPDLGKQLQSTQPRLICTVCGRNHGGKPCLLKSGICYNCEKPGHIAKECIRRKPEFGFPG; this is translated from the coding sequence ATGGCCGCTGATGTACGTGAATCAGTAGCTGCTACTAACCGAGTAGCTGAACGTCTTGATCGTCAGAATGGAATTGAAAATAACCATGGGCCTAgacaagaaaatgaaaatggCGAAGAAGGTGAAGCTGGACTACGTAACCGGCCCATGACTCTAGCCACTTTCTTGAAGATAAATCCGCCTCAATTCCATGGGAACACTAGTGCTACACGAGCTGATGACTGGTTTAAAGAAATAGGACGAGCAATGCGAGCCCAACAAGTCCCTGAAGGACAGCGAGTGGAATTTGCTGCTTATATGTTGAGGAATGACGCGCAACATTGGTGGCAGGGAATACTCCAACTACTAGGAAGAGAAGCTATTGACATCTCCTGGGAGGAATTTTCAGTTGAATTTTATAAGAAGTATTTTCCTGAGTGTTCTCGCACCGCTAAGGAATTGGAGTTGCTTCAGTTGAAACAAGAAAACATGACAGTCAGTGAGTACACTCGCAAGTTTGAAGAGTTATGCCGGTTCTCGAATATTTGTCAAGGAGCACCAGCTGCATTCGAGAAATGGAAGTGCATCAAGTTCGAAGGAGGACTTAGAGAAGAACTGTTAGCTCATGTGGGCCCGATGGAAATACAGAATTTTGCAGAATTAGTTAACAAGAGCCAACTGACGGAGGAATGTGTAAAGAAGCTGGTGGCAGCACAAACTAAGCACAGGAACCTTCCAACAAGGGATTTCAATCGTAACCTCGCTCCTCAAGGAAGAAACTTCAAGGTAACTCGGCAGCCGGACTTAGGCAAACAATTGCAATCGACCCAACCAAGACTGATATGCACTGTGTGTGGAAGGAATCATGGGGGAAAACCCTGCTTGCTGAAGTCTGGGATTTGCTATAATTGCGAAAAGCCCGGACATATAGCCAAAGAATGCATTCGACGAAAGCCTGAATTTGGTTTCCCTGGATAG
- the LOC130949258 gene encoding uncharacterized protein LOC130949258: MAADVRESVAATNRVAERLDRQNGIENNHGPRQENENGEEGEAGLRNRPMTLATFLKINPPQFHGNTSATRADDWFKEIGRAMRAQQVPEGQRVEFAAYMLRNDAQHWWQGILQLLGREAIDISWEEFSVEFYKKYFPECSRTAKELELLQLKQENMTVSEYTRKFEELCRFSNICQGAPAAFEKWKCIKFEGGLREELLAHVGPMEIQNFAELVNKSQLTEECVKKLVAAQTKHRNLPTRDFNRNLAPQGRKFKVTRQPDLGKQLQSTQPRLICTVCGRNHGGKPCLLKSGICYNCEKPGHIAKECIRRKPEFGFPG, from the coding sequence ATGGCCGCTGATGTACGTGAATCAGTAGCTGCTACTAACCGAGTAGCTGAACGTCTTGATCGTCAGAATGGAATTGAAAATAACCATGGGCCTAgacaagaaaatgaaaatggCGAAGAAGGTGAAGCTGGACTACGTAACCGGCCCATGACTCTAGCCACTTTCTTGAAGATAAATCCGCCTCAATTCCATGGGAACACTAGTGCTACACGAGCTGATGACTGGTTTAAAGAAATAGGACGAGCAATGCGAGCCCAACAAGTCCCTGAAGGACAGCGAGTGGAATTTGCTGCTTATATGTTGAGGAATGACGCGCAACATTGGTGGCAGGGAATACTCCAACTACTAGGAAGAGAAGCTATTGACATCTCCTGGGAGGAATTTTCAGTTGAATTTTATAAGAAGTATTTTCCTGAGTGTTCTCGCACCGCTAAGGAATTGGAGTTGCTTCAGTTGAAACAAGAAAACATGACAGTCAGTGAGTACACTCGCAAGTTTGAAGAGTTATGCCGGTTCTCGAATATTTGTCAAGGAGCACCAGCTGCATTCGAGAAATGGAAGTGCATCAAGTTCGAAGGAGGACTTAGAGAAGAACTGTTAGCTCATGTGGGCCCGATGGAAATACAGAATTTTGCAGAATTAGTTAACAAGAGCCAACTGACGGAGGAATGTGTAAAGAAGCTGGTGGCAGCACAAACTAAGCACAGGAACCTTCCAACAAGGGATTTCAATCGTAACCTCGCTCCTCAAGGAAGAAAATTCAAAGTAACTCGGCAGCCGGACTTAGGCAAACAATTGCAATCGACCCAACCAAGATTGATATGCACTGTGTGTGGAAGGAATCATGGGGGAAAACCCTGCTTGCTGAAGTCTGGGATTTGCTATAATTGCGAAAAGCCCGGACATATAGCCAAAGAATGCATTCGACGAAAGCCTGAATTTGGTTTCCCTGGATAG